The DNA sequence GCTCATATAATAGCTAGGGTATATGATGATAAGTACGTATTAGATGCTAGAACTATATTTGAAGATGAGTTTGAAATAATTAAGGAAGAATTAGAAAAAGCTTTAATAGGAGGGTAAATATGAAAAACGTAATAATAGGTACAGCAGGACATATAGACCATGGAAAAACAACTCTTATAAAAGCTCTTACAGGGAGAGAAACTGATACATTAGCTGAAGAAAAGAAAAGAGGTATTTCTATAAATCTAGGATTTACTTATTTTGATCTACCGAGCAATAAAAGAGCAGGTATAGTTGATGTACCAGGGCATGAAAAATTTATAAAAAATATGCTTGCAGGGGCATCAGGTTTAGATATGGTTTTACTAGTTGTAGCAGCTGATGAAGGGGTTATGCCACAGACTGTAGAGCACATGGATATATTAACATTTTTAAATATTAAAAATGGTATGATTGTATTAACTAAAAGTGATACAGTAGATGAAGAATTTAGAGAGTTAGTGAAAGATGATATACGTGAAAAAATTCAAGGAACTTTTCTAGAAGATGCTGAAATAATAGAAGTTGATTCTATATCAAAGCGTGGTATGAATGAACTTATAAATAAGATAGATAAAATGACTGATGAAATAGAAGATAAAAATTTAGAAGCTCCAGCAAGACTTAATATTGATAGGGTATTTTCTATAAAAGGATTTGGAACTGTTGTAACAGGTACTTTGATAGAAGGTAAGATAAGTATAGATGATGATTTAGTAGTATATCCAAAAGAACTTAAAACAAAGATAAGAAGTATACAAGTCCATGGAGAAAGTGTAGAGACTGCATATGCAGGCCAAAGAACAGCTATAAATATATCTAATGTAAAAGTTGAAGAGATTCAAAGAGGTGATGTGTTAGCATCTGCACATTCTTTAGAAGAAGCTATGATGATAGATGTTAGACTAAGTATAGTAAAACACACAAATCAAGGGCTTAAGCATTGGGATAGATTGAGACTTTATCATGGGACAAGAGAGATTCTTTGTAGAGCAGTTCCTTTAGAAGTGGAAGAAATAAAGCCTGGAGAAAGT is a window from the Paraclostridium sordellii genome containing:
- the selB gene encoding selenocysteine-specific translation elongation factor, with amino-acid sequence MKNVIIGTAGHIDHGKTTLIKALTGRETDTLAEEKKRGISINLGFTYFDLPSNKRAGIVDVPGHEKFIKNMLAGASGLDMVLLVVAADEGVMPQTVEHMDILTFLNIKNGMIVLTKSDTVDEEFRELVKDDIREKIQGTFLEDAEIIEVDSISKRGMNELINKIDKMTDEIEDKNLEAPARLNIDRVFSIKGFGTVVTGTLIEGKISIDDDLVVYPKELKTKIRSIQVHGESVETAYAGQRTAINISNVKVEEIQRGDVLASAHSLEEAMMIDVRLSIVKHTNQGLKHWDRLRLYHGTREILCRAVPLEVEEIKPGESGLVQLRLEESIVAKKGDKFVVRRYSPMETIGGGIVIDTNPRKHKRFDQTVIDALKIKEKGELTDILEAYLKNNSRSYPNIKEIMSYSGESEENIKKALEKLVEEGKVVCINNMYMHRNQYNKLKENTEEELNTYHKKFRLRKGMLKEEVRSKIESKFKTREFDILLDMFTNDELIKVDGNTVSLKDFNVVLNEKQLKIKDEIEKTLLNSGLNNILTIEDITNNKKEYEEVLESLLGNTVLRLEDNYIMSSKIYEDAKSRLIKYLEENKEITLGDYRDLVNSSRKNCMIILEDFDRNKITKRIENKRVLF